In a single window of the Fibrobacter succinogenes genome:
- a CDS encoding TIGR02171 family protein translates to MIRLLLCLLFLMVSCHDSSSTGPEEEGSKVAFELDDAHKGMVLVKASDSHTILGTNSSSALAKERPAMKALFTYDFSISEHEVTRGEYAAYMSGGPNVANSDLPITNATFGDAILFANARSKSEGYDTVYTYDAITFDEQHHALVLENFSFLPNVEGYRLPTEAEWVLVASQDWNPQESWNNKNSDYKLHPVCEKKKDETQVCDMAGNAMEWVNDWLGNFKDTTIVNYVGAPNGGSLGERVVKGGSYRNAPENMTVYSRSDVYTVTSSTMAEYVGFRLAFGAIPDPVWMNPNGSVTTSTFTSTATTAILREKIKTLRAKLVFRNEMSGNLVYLDYLNGNSAFIEIVDSLDAYHPDVSPNGHHVAFCTKLEGVSGQSSLYVRDLNEKGSNLVKLDVESAAIPRWRVLPSGDTVIVYTNDAGNNKDGATFASMSTWQVKFENGKFGKAQKLFDGAYHDGVSPDEKLAVSGARLLRARINGSDTVWYNGEQACNVSLAKDGSKRSLFLDFASSTGKDFVGTNYGVHERIFVVDSSGKLIQSVAAPKGYSFDHTEWTDVSDIAVATLTDAAGLHGKIVLVDFKDSSITELAQGDDLYHPYLWSRIKSSDVGSLDLDSAGAYRDQTAEISEIIMNPKMRMFWDMKDTLELVMLGSSRVRRGFDPRYMTRPSLNLGYDGSELWGELYMAENYVIPHVKNLKTLVIEIAPDLQSNTPEFKNTVLFERAPGYIYDASQNFWKDSLPNNFVDMVDENVSYSQFDLDSCVSTGGLYSQPCLGWGKTGEVTRDSNYSEAEMKVYDDVFKEFDDFIEKTKNAGFLVVGLVFPQSPLFAKTGSFGRHGPPRSVAQKTLVHLDSLAAKYSHFVMMDEYHYGAHDYTDEMALDFDHLCVAGAKKLSLRLDSLLNKLQR, encoded by the coding sequence ATGATTCGGTTGCTATTGTGCCTGCTTTTTTTGATGGTTTCATGCCATGACTCGTCTAGTACAGGCCCGGAAGAGGAAGGCTCCAAGGTCGCATTTGAATTGGACGACGCACACAAGGGAATGGTTCTCGTTAAGGCTTCGGATAGCCACACTATTTTGGGGACAAATTCCAGCAGCGCTTTGGCCAAAGAACGCCCTGCGATGAAGGCTCTTTTCACCTATGACTTTTCTATCTCGGAACATGAAGTCACAAGGGGTGAATACGCGGCTTATATGAGTGGGGGACCGAATGTGGCTAATAGCGATCTACCTATTACCAACGCGACCTTTGGCGATGCGATTCTGTTTGCCAATGCGCGTTCGAAAAGCGAAGGCTACGACACCGTCTATACCTACGATGCCATTACATTTGATGAGCAGCATCATGCACTCGTCTTGGAGAACTTTTCATTTCTTCCCAATGTTGAGGGGTACAGGTTGCCGACGGAAGCAGAATGGGTGCTTGTGGCATCACAAGATTGGAATCCACAGGAATCCTGGAACAACAAGAATTCAGATTATAAGTTGCACCCTGTTTGCGAAAAGAAAAAAGATGAAACCCAAGTTTGCGATATGGCCGGCAACGCAATGGAATGGGTAAATGATTGGCTAGGCAATTTTAAGGATACTACCATTGTAAACTATGTTGGGGCTCCTAATGGAGGTTCACTTGGAGAACGAGTCGTGAAGGGAGGCAGTTATCGGAATGCTCCGGAAAACATGACCGTCTATTCACGGAGTGATGTGTATACCGTGACATCATCAACGATGGCAGAATATGTGGGTTTTCGATTGGCGTTTGGCGCCATTCCTGACCCCGTGTGGATGAACCCCAATGGCTCTGTTACAACTTCGACATTTACCTCTACGGCAACTACGGCGATACTTCGCGAAAAAATTAAAACTTTGAGGGCAAAGCTTGTTTTTAGGAATGAAATGTCCGGCAATCTTGTCTATCTAGATTATTTGAATGGTAATTCGGCTTTTATTGAAATTGTTGATTCTTTGGATGCTTACCATCCGGATGTTTCTCCCAATGGCCATCATGTTGCTTTTTGTACAAAGTTGGAAGGCGTTTCAGGACAGTCTAGCTTGTATGTTCGAGATTTGAATGAAAAAGGTTCCAACCTTGTAAAGCTTGATGTAGAAAGTGCGGCAATCCCGCGTTGGCGCGTTCTTCCATCTGGAGATACAGTTATTGTTTATACAAACGATGCGGGAAACAATAAAGATGGGGCGACCTTTGCCTCTATGAGTACTTGGCAGGTCAAATTCGAAAACGGGAAATTCGGCAAAGCCCAAAAGCTCTTTGATGGTGCTTATCATGACGGCGTTTCACCTGATGAAAAACTTGCTGTTTCTGGCGCACGCTTGTTGAGGGCCCGTATAAATGGTTCTGACACCGTTTGGTATAATGGAGAACAGGCTTGCAATGTATCGTTGGCAAAGGATGGCAGCAAGCGATCGTTATTCCTTGATTTTGCAAGCTCTACTGGTAAGGATTTCGTTGGAACAAACTATGGCGTTCATGAACGGATCTTTGTTGTCGATAGTAGCGGAAAGTTGATACAGTCTGTTGCTGCGCCGAAAGGATACAGTTTTGACCATACGGAGTGGACCGATGTCAGCGATATTGCTGTGGCAACGCTTACTGATGCAGCCGGACTTCATGGCAAGATTGTTTTAGTGGATTTCAAGGATTCTTCGATTACGGAGTTGGCGCAAGGCGACGACCTATACCATCCTTATTTGTGGTCACGAATTAAAAGTAGTGATGTCGGATCCCTTGACTTGGACAGCGCGGGAGCTTACCGAGACCAGACAGCAGAAATCAGTGAAATAATCATGAACCCCAAGATGCGCATGTTCTGGGACATGAAAGATACTCTGGAACTTGTGATGCTGGGGTCCTCCCGTGTTCGTAGGGGTTTTGACCCACGCTATATGACTCGTCCATCCTTAAACCTTGGTTATGACGGCAGTGAACTTTGGGGAGAACTTTATATGGCGGAAAATTACGTAATTCCTCACGTAAAGAACTTGAAAACTCTGGTCATTGAAATAGCTCCTGACCTGCAGTCGAATACGCCTGAATTTAAAAATACGGTTTTATTTGAACGGGCTCCTGGCTATATCTACGATGCGAGCCAGAATTTTTGGAAGGACAGCTTGCCAAATAATTTTGTGGATATGGTGGATGAAAATGTCTCCTATTCACAGTTTGACCTGGATTCTTGTGTATCTACGGGGGGCTTGTACAGCCAACCTTGTTTGGGCTGGGGAAAAACTGGCGAAGTGACCAGGGATTCCAATTATAGTGAAGCGGAAATGAAGGTGTATGATGACGTCTTTAAGGAATTTGATGACTTTATCGAAAAAACGAAGAATGCGGGCTTCCTTGTTGTGGGACTTGTTTTCCCTCAGTCTCCTCTTTTTGCGAAAACAGGATCTTTTGGCCGCCATGGTCCTCCCAGAAGCGTAGCCCAGAAAACTTTAGTACATCTGGATTCCCTTGCTGCGAAGTATTCCCATTTTGTAATGATGGACGAATACCATTATGGCGCACATGACTATACGGATGAAATGGCGCTGGATTTCGATCATTTGTGTGTCGCTGGAGCAAAGAAACTGTCTTTGCGGCTAGATTCCCTATTGAATAAACTGCAACGGTAG
- a CDS encoding NADP-dependent isocitrate dehydrogenase yields MNTKIYYTLTDESPFLATQSLLPIVSAFAKTADIDVETKNISLPGRILAAFADTLPAGTTFAGKPVTDDLAFLGKLTLEPDANIIKLPNISASVPQLKAAIAELQKNGYALPDYPDAPANDEEKAIRARYDKVKGSAVNPVLRQGNSDRRAPNAVKNYARNNPHSNGVWNESVKTYVASMQADDFYGNEKSITMAEADSFKIEFVDDAGAVTELRAAKPLLKGEIIDATVMRMASLEKFIANAMAEAKAKGLLFSVHLKATMMKVSDPVLFGAFVRVFFKDVFTKYADLFKELGIDANNGLGDLFKRLEGNAREAEVKAAIDAALAAGPDLAMVDSAKGVTNLHVPSDVIIDASMPAMIRNSGCMWNKEGKLQEVVACIPDRCYAGIYDETIEFCKQNGAFDPKTMGTVPNVGLMAQGAEEYGSHDKTFVAKGKGVIRAVNGKGEVLLQQNVEAGDIFRMCQAKDAPVRDWVKLAVTRARLSNTPAIFWLDPERAHDREIQKKVEAYLPEHDLKGLDIKIMSPRKAIVETMKRAKAGLDTIGVTGNVMRDYLTDLFPILEVGTSAKMLSIVPLMAGGGLYETGAGGSAPKQVQQFLAENYLRWDSLGEYFALVPAFEQVALKDGNKKAKVLADTLDAANGKILEFNRTPARKIGELDNRGSHFYLALYWAEALAAQKDDAELAAKFAPVAAALSAKETEIVAALAAEQGKPADIGGYYIPKAELLKKWMRPVEAFNKVIDEI; encoded by the coding sequence ATGAATACTAAAATCTATTACACCCTTACGGACGAGTCGCCATTCTTGGCGACTCAGTCTTTGCTTCCTATCGTATCTGCTTTTGCAAAGACCGCAGATATCGATGTCGAAACCAAGAACATCTCCTTGCCTGGCCGCATTCTTGCCGCTTTCGCGGACACGCTCCCGGCAGGAACGACGTTTGCTGGCAAGCCGGTGACGGACGACCTTGCATTCCTCGGTAAGCTCACGCTTGAACCGGATGCAAACATCATCAAGCTTCCGAACATTTCTGCCTCGGTGCCGCAGCTCAAGGCCGCCATCGCTGAACTCCAGAAGAACGGCTACGCTCTCCCGGACTACCCGGATGCTCCTGCCAACGACGAAGAAAAGGCAATTCGCGCTCGCTACGACAAGGTGAAGGGCTCCGCTGTGAACCCGGTGCTTCGCCAGGGCAACTCCGACCGCCGCGCTCCTAACGCTGTCAAGAACTATGCTCGCAACAATCCGCATAGCAACGGCGTGTGGAACGAATCCGTGAAGACTTATGTCGCCAGCATGCAGGCCGATGACTTCTACGGTAACGAAAAATCCATCACGATGGCCGAAGCCGACTCCTTCAAGATTGAATTTGTCGATGACGCTGGTGCCGTGACGGAACTCCGTGCCGCAAAGCCGCTCCTCAAGGGCGAAATCATCGATGCGACCGTCATGCGCATGGCTTCTCTCGAAAAGTTCATCGCCAATGCAATGGCCGAAGCCAAGGCCAAGGGCCTCCTCTTCTCCGTGCACCTTAAAGCTACGATGATGAAGGTCTCTGACCCGGTGCTGTTCGGTGCATTTGTCCGCGTGTTCTTCAAGGACGTGTTCACGAAGTACGCAGACCTCTTTAAGGAACTCGGAATCGACGCCAACAACGGTCTCGGTGACTTGTTCAAACGCCTCGAAGGCAACGCTCGCGAAGCCGAAGTCAAGGCTGCTATTGATGCCGCTTTGGCTGCTGGCCCGGACCTCGCCATGGTCGATTCTGCCAAGGGCGTTACGAATTTGCATGTGCCGAGCGACGTGATTATCGACGCTTCGATGCCGGCAATGATCCGCAATTCCGGCTGCATGTGGAACAAGGAAGGCAAGCTGCAAGAAGTTGTGGCTTGCATTCCGGACCGCTGCTACGCTGGAATTTACGATGAAACGATTGAATTCTGCAAGCAGAACGGCGCATTCGACCCTAAAACCATGGGCACCGTGCCGAACGTGGGCCTCATGGCTCAGGGTGCCGAAGAATACGGCAGCCATGACAAGACGTTTGTTGCTAAGGGCAAGGGCGTCATTCGTGCTGTGAACGGCAAGGGCGAAGTCCTCTTGCAGCAGAATGTGGAAGCTGGTGATATTTTCCGTATGTGCCAGGCTAAGGACGCTCCGGTGCGTGACTGGGTGAAGCTTGCTGTAACGCGCGCTCGCCTCTCGAACACGCCGGCTATTTTCTGGCTCGATCCGGAACGTGCTCACGACCGCGAAATCCAGAAGAAGGTGGAAGCCTACTTGCCGGAACACGACTTGAAGGGGCTTGACATCAAGATTATGAGCCCGCGCAAGGCTATCGTCGAAACGATGAAGCGTGCCAAGGCTGGTCTTGATACCATCGGCGTGACGGGTAACGTGATGCGTGACTACCTCACGGACCTTTTCCCGATTCTCGAAGTCGGTACTTCTGCAAAGATGCTATCCATCGTGCCGCTTATGGCTGGTGGTGGTCTCTACGAAACAGGTGCCGGTGGATCTGCTCCGAAGCAGGTGCAACAGTTCCTCGCCGAAAACTACCTCCGCTGGGATTCTCTCGGCGAATACTTCGCTCTCGTGCCTGCATTCGAACAGGTCGCGCTGAAGGATGGCAACAAGAAGGCTAAGGTCTTGGCCGATACGCTTGACGCCGCCAACGGCAAGATTCTCGAATTCAACCGCACGCCGGCTCGTAAGATTGGCGAACTCGACAACCGTGGTTCCCACTTCTACCTCGCACTTTACTGGGCCGAGGCTCTCGCCGCCCAGAAGGACGATGCAGAACTCGCCGCCAAGTTCGCTCCGGTCGCTGCCGCTCTCTCCGCGAAGGAAACGGAGATTGTCGCCGCTCTCGCTGCCGAACAGGGTAAGCCTGCCGATATCGGTGGTTATTACATCCCGAAGGCAGAACTTCTCAAGAAGTGGATGCGCCCCGTCGAAGCGTTCAACAAGGTGATTGACGAAATTTAG
- a CDS encoding TIGR02147 family protein, translated as MKPITEYQDYRKYMRDFYEERKRSSLFSWREFSRLAGFTSPNYIQLVCDGKSGLSKNGVEGVANAMSIEGIDRDFFRAMVLFGDAKSDAKKTQAFKEMQRIAKENHLRVVDSEAFKYFETWVNPVMRELAPIMPGAKPLELAHQCYPVVSAAEVRYALDFLCRTDFLKKVDEDTYKQTEKIVTGSSEAIPLALRSMNRQMSKLAVDAIDEIPPEKRHVAGVTLGMSDATYKWLVQKLEVLRQQVVAMAAKEKDYDKVYRLNLQLFPLTKGKEK; from the coding sequence ATGAAACCGATAACAGAATATCAAGATTATCGAAAATACATGCGCGATTTTTACGAAGAACGTAAACGCAGTTCTTTGTTCTCGTGGCGTGAATTTTCTCGTTTGGCGGGGTTTACTTCGCCCAACTACATTCAGCTCGTTTGCGATGGAAAAAGCGGTTTGAGCAAGAATGGTGTCGAGGGTGTTGCCAATGCCATGTCGATTGAAGGTATTGATCGAGATTTTTTCCGTGCGATGGTGCTTTTTGGCGACGCCAAAAGCGATGCAAAGAAAACCCAGGCTTTTAAAGAAATGCAAAGAATCGCGAAGGAAAATCACTTGCGAGTTGTGGACTCCGAGGCGTTCAAGTATTTCGAAACGTGGGTGAATCCTGTGATGCGGGAACTTGCGCCGATTATGCCGGGAGCAAAACCGTTGGAGCTTGCGCACCAATGCTATCCAGTCGTAAGTGCGGCCGAAGTGCGCTATGCGTTGGACTTTTTGTGCCGTACTGATTTTTTGAAAAAGGTTGACGAGGATACCTACAAACAAACTGAAAAAATTGTAACGGGATCTTCCGAGGCGATTCCTTTGGCGTTGCGTTCCATGAACCGCCAAATGTCAAAGCTTGCTGTTGATGCCATTGACGAAATCCCGCCGGAAAAGCGCCATGTCGCGGGCGTGACGCTTGGCATGTCCGATGCGACGTACAAATGGCTTGTGCAAAAGCTTGAAGTTCTCAGGCAGCAGGTGGTTGCCATGGCTGCTAAAGAAAAAGATTACGATAAAGTTTATCGCTTGAATTTACAACTGTTCCCGTTGACAAAAGGGAAGGAGAAATGA
- the pelA gene encoding pectate lyase, whose product MKNFGFGIVNYRLFCATLSVACYSFAASYAPPSTAVSKINSYRGYSELTSAASGMDIDQYTYNMTTWQIANGGFDKAHADKYKNAYTGGAKSSWTAKGGGDLGTIDNNATVQEMRLLAVRYKETTNNNYKSAFKTSFNKAVNFLLTMQRSKGGLPQVWPKRGNYSDQITLNDNAMIRAMVTMMDIANKTSPFDSDIIDDATRSKMKSALDKAVDYLLKAQIVNDGKLTVWCAQHDTNSFAPVGARAYELASKSGSESAGAVWFLMNWPEQTEAIQKSIKGAIEWYKKTRVTGLYFNKKAGTFEKRDGNVLWYRFYEVNNDNYFFCDRDGASTKTQDFTKISEERRTGYQWAGDYGTGIINTEKNYLEALAKMDDNYVPPPPAPAMCGSDTCKTYIDGVDFIDIQGVKEASNTGFVGEGYANVDNSTGSYVTYGVTAFKEGKYTLFISFANGGGSARGFNVSAGNDTLLANGSMESTGGWTEWKMQKIEIKLPIGYSELKFTSLSKDGMSNIDYIGWMSDDLKIGEVEVPRTSIEAMRAIRKTKQGNRYFVDFGGKANGAGAYFTRGNGKTYRVNGRNAK is encoded by the coding sequence ATGAAGAATTTTGGGTTTGGAATTGTCAATTACAGGCTTTTTTGCGCGACTTTGTCGGTCGCTTGTTATTCATTTGCAGCAAGCTATGCGCCCCCATCAACAGCAGTTTCGAAAATCAACAGCTATCGAGGCTATTCGGAGCTGACTTCGGCGGCATCCGGCATGGATATTGACCAGTACACTTACAACATGACCACTTGGCAAATCGCAAATGGAGGTTTTGACAAAGCCCACGCCGACAAGTACAAGAACGCATACACAGGCGGTGCAAAATCCTCTTGGACGGCAAAAGGCGGCGGTGACCTCGGCACGATCGACAACAACGCCACCGTTCAAGAAATGCGTTTGCTCGCCGTGCGTTACAAAGAGACGACGAACAACAATTACAAATCAGCATTCAAGACAAGTTTCAACAAGGCCGTCAATTTTCTTTTGACAATGCAGCGCTCCAAAGGCGGGCTCCCACAAGTTTGGCCCAAGCGCGGCAACTATTCCGACCAAATCACACTGAATGACAACGCCATGATCCGCGCAATGGTCACCATGATGGATATCGCCAACAAAACGAGTCCATTCGACAGTGACATCATCGACGACGCCACTCGTAGCAAGATGAAATCGGCTCTCGACAAAGCAGTCGATTACTTGCTCAAGGCACAAATCGTAAATGACGGAAAACTCACAGTCTGGTGCGCCCAGCATGACACCAACAGCTTTGCCCCGGTTGGCGCACGCGCTTATGAACTCGCCAGCAAGTCCGGCAGCGAATCCGCAGGTGCCGTATGGTTCTTGATGAACTGGCCCGAACAAACCGAAGCCATCCAAAAATCCATCAAGGGCGCGATTGAATGGTACAAGAAAACACGTGTGACCGGACTCTACTTCAACAAAAAAGCAGGAACATTCGAAAAGCGCGACGGTAACGTTCTCTGGTACCGATTCTACGAAGTCAACAACGACAATTACTTTTTCTGCGACCGCGATGGCGCGAGCACCAAGACGCAGGATTTTACCAAGATTAGCGAAGAACGCCGCACGGGATACCAGTGGGCAGGTGATTACGGCACCGGCATCATCAACACCGAAAAAAATTATCTCGAAGCGCTCGCCAAGATGGACGACAACTATGTCCCGCCCCCACCCGCACCCGCCATGTGCGGGAGCGACACTTGCAAGACATACATTGACGGCGTAGACTTTATCGATATTCAGGGCGTCAAGGAAGCAAGCAACACGGGATTCGTCGGCGAAGGTTACGCCAACGTAGACAACTCCACCGGAAGCTACGTGACCTACGGCGTTACCGCATTCAAGGAAGGCAAATACACATTGTTCATCAGCTTCGCAAATGGCGGAGGTTCCGCGCGCGGATTCAACGTTTCTGCAGGCAACGACACGTTACTCGCCAACGGCAGCATGGAATCGACCGGCGGTTGGACCGAATGGAAAATGCAAAAAATCGAGATTAAATTGCCCATTGGCTACAGCGAACTCAAGTTCACAAGCCTTTCGAAAGATGGCATGTCCAATATCGATTACATCGGCTGGATGAGCGACGATTTGAAAATTGGCGAAGTTGAAGTTCCACGCACATCCATTGAGGCAATGCGCGCAATCCGCAAAACGAAACAAGGCAACCGCTACTTTGTGGACTTTGGCGGCAAAGCCAATGGCGCGGGAGCTTACTTTACGAGAGGAAATGGAAAAACGTACAGAGTAAACGGAAGGAACGCAAAATAG
- a CDS encoding pectinesterase family protein: protein MPFAMTVSASAIAKHGFDFVLGVDGDFKAAIAKASSSGASESNRFILFVPNGEYNITKITGDEHGRSTFSGSNISIIGQSADKTIIWNTTDTEGISTTATIYFPSNKNMYMQDITLQNRSSVSSSNAARQVALQQNAGDKFIYKNVRLLSGQDTYYTKKGRTYWEGGEIDGTVDFICGGGDVFFEGTKLVMTRNGGYITASQNPDTWGYVFNNAIIEVSNSSFNKTFYLGRSWGRAKVVFLNTIMRAEPRAEGWGPDMNSAPQIFGEYNSKNGNGGAINTSQRKTYFDGGKDKSTATTLKTVWNASDAAKYTLKNVLGGSDNWEPNKLTAQVSAPKISQEGANIVWNDDDNAICWAIFVNGKYHSNTTTNSIDIGGIATGSKVTVRAANSMGGLGASSNEITVLEANVTYYNLTINSSIGGSIVASPNREKIAEGTAVTFTAKPASGWKFAGWTGKSASDAGSESTWKTTMTKDIELGAIFEAKGTTTFQAEDGIIDNAINESTNAGFAGTGYINFGTGKSTVQVPVYVEYPGEYTMEMTYANGSGKARSLAFAEPGTCTTGVDGCKGAEVISFEATDKWTTYQTKEATITLPKGASYITFSIVDGNDGPNLDQIKLTEKDVDKGSVAIVKINRVNAAVTESRIYDTNGKLVRYAKGDANLTGLAPGIYVVKTFVKGYNKQTLVQVH from the coding sequence ATGCCGTTTGCAATGACGGTGAGCGCTTCCGCAATTGCAAAGCACGGCTTTGATTTTGTATTGGGCGTCGATGGAGACTTCAAGGCGGCAATCGCAAAGGCATCTTCTTCGGGCGCAAGCGAATCAAACCGCTTTATTTTATTCGTGCCAAACGGTGAATACAATATCACCAAGATCACCGGCGATGAACATGGCAGATCGACTTTCAGCGGTTCGAACATTTCCATTATCGGGCAATCGGCTGATAAAACAATTATTTGGAACACGACCGATACCGAAGGCATAAGCACCACGGCAACAATATACTTCCCAAGCAACAAAAACATGTACATGCAGGACATCACCCTGCAAAACAGAAGTTCCGTTAGCTCTTCAAATGCAGCGCGACAAGTCGCCTTGCAGCAAAATGCGGGCGATAAATTTATCTACAAAAACGTACGCCTTTTGAGCGGCCAAGACACTTACTACACCAAGAAAGGCCGCACCTATTGGGAAGGCGGCGAAATTGACGGAACGGTAGATTTTATCTGTGGTGGCGGCGACGTATTCTTCGAAGGCACGAAGCTTGTGATGACGCGAAACGGCGGCTACATTACCGCTTCACAAAATCCAGATACCTGGGGCTACGTTTTCAACAACGCCATTATCGAAGTCAGCAATTCTAGTTTCAATAAAACATTTTATCTCGGACGCTCCTGGGGCCGTGCAAAAGTCGTCTTCTTAAATACCATCATGCGTGCAGAGCCCAGAGCCGAAGGCTGGGGTCCCGACATGAATTCCGCTCCGCAGATTTTTGGCGAATACAACAGCAAAAACGGGAATGGTGGCGCCATCAACACAAGCCAACGCAAAACGTATTTTGATGGCGGCAAGGACAAATCCACTGCAACGACGCTCAAGACTGTTTGGAATGCAAGCGACGCTGCTAAATACACGCTCAAAAACGTCCTTGGCGGTAGCGACAACTGGGAACCGAACAAACTCACAGCGCAAGTCTCTGCGCCAAAGATTTCTCAGGAAGGCGCCAACATTGTATGGAACGATGACGACAACGCCATTTGCTGGGCCATCTTTGTGAACGGCAAATACCACAGCAACACTACCACAAATTCCATTGACATCGGCGGCATTGCCACAGGCTCCAAAGTCACCGTCCGCGCCGCAAATTCCATGGGCGGCCTCGGCGCAAGTTCCAACGAAATTACCGTTCTCGAAGCAAACGTCACTTACTACAACTTAACAATTAATTCTTCTATCGGTGGCTCCATTGTCGCCTCCCCGAACCGCGAAAAAATCGCCGAAGGCACCGCAGTCACATTTACCGCAAAACCCGCCAGCGGCTGGAAATTCGCAGGCTGGACCGGCAAAAGCGCAAGCGATGCCGGCAGCGAAAGCACATGGAAAACAACGATGACCAAGGACATCGAACTCGGCGCGATCTTCGAAGCCAAAGGCACAACCACATTCCAAGCCGAAGACGGCATCATCGATAACGCCATCAACGAAAGCACAAACGCAGGCTTTGCAGGCACGGGCTACATCAACTTCGGCACGGGAAAATCAACCGTCCAAGTTCCCGTCTATGTAGAATATCCCGGCGAATACACGATGGAAATGACTTACGCAAACGGCAGCGGCAAAGCTCGCAGCCTTGCCTTCGCCGAACCCGGCACATGCACCACAGGCGTTGACGGATGCAAAGGCGCCGAAGTCATTTCGTTCGAAGCCACCGACAAGTGGACCACATACCAAACAAAAGAAGCAACCATTACACTCCCCAAAGGCGCAAGCTACATCACGTTTTCCATCGTTGACGGCAATGACGGTCCGAACCTCGACCAAATCAAACTCACCGAAAAAGACGTCGATAAAGGAAGCGTCGCCATCGTGAAAATCAACCGCGTAAACGCAGCAGTCACCGAATCACGCATCTACGATACGAACGGAAAACTCGTGCGCTATGCGAAAGGGGACGCCAATTTGACCGGTCTTGCCCCCGGAATTTACGTCGTAAAAACCTTTGTAAAAGGTTATAATAAACAAACATTGGTTCAAGTCCATTAG
- a CDS encoding pitrilysin family protein, with protein sequence MKKLFARIALSCALVPALLAGTSMAAVNLPVHKEVLDNGLTVLLYPNKQAPTVSFRLFYVTGSVHEVPGKSGLAHILEHELFKGTKKVGISDSIADAKFIATQDSLQALIRPAKLAHDTALVKKLTAEHDSVLNEHRKIFVKDELWGAYQAAGGTGLNAFTSDLLTAYTVTLPKNKIELFMWLESDRMQNAVLREFYSERSVVREERRMRYDDRPTGRFYETLNSMIYEAFPYRVPTIGWPSDIDNLTREQADEHYRKYYKPRNAILVMAGDLDTLETMELVKKYFGPIPTGDAFPDLTVRDPEQAGEKRLVVKRKDAPNLYTLVFKTPAVGDSTLYALDIAEGVLNGRSGRLYKRLVEEEKLAVGVSASNSPNKYVSEFSVRVNLRPDANREKVEKIVWEELEKLKKEQVSEREFQKVKNRAYAGLIRSLTDMENVATMLGWYEVYGDYRLFLNWADNLDKVNVAEVQDVAKKTFVREKSVAGFLVKE encoded by the coding sequence ATGAAAAAACTTTTCGCCCGAATTGCTTTAAGTTGCGCCTTGGTTCCAGCATTGCTTGCGGGAACATCCATGGCAGCTGTAAATTTACCCGTGCATAAAGAAGTTCTGGATAATGGACTTACGGTGCTTTTATACCCCAACAAGCAGGCTCCTACAGTGAGTTTCCGTCTGTTTTATGTGACCGGTTCTGTTCACGAAGTTCCGGGCAAGTCCGGGCTTGCTCACATTTTGGAACATGAACTGTTCAAGGGAACGAAAAAGGTCGGCATTTCGGATAGCATTGCCGATGCCAAGTTCATTGCAACTCAAGACTCCTTGCAGGCGCTCATTCGCCCGGCAAAGTTGGCTCACGATACGGCTCTTGTCAAGAAGCTGACTGCCGAGCACGATTCTGTGTTGAATGAACACCGCAAGATTTTTGTGAAGGATGAACTTTGGGGCGCTTATCAAGCTGCCGGTGGCACTGGGCTTAACGCCTTTACAAGCGATTTGCTGACAGCTTACACGGTCACGCTCCCCAAGAACAAGATTGAACTTTTCATGTGGCTTGAATCGGACCGCATGCAGAATGCCGTTTTGCGCGAGTTCTATTCGGAACGCTCTGTTGTGCGCGAAGAACGCCGTATGCGCTATGACGACCGCCCGACAGGCCGTTTTTACGAAACGCTCAATTCCATGATTTATGAAGCGTTCCCGTACCGTGTGCCGACCATTGGCTGGCCAAGCGATATCGACAACTTGACTCGTGAACAGGCGGATGAACATTACCGCAAGTACTACAAACCGCGCAATGCGATTCTCGTTATGGCGGGTGACCTTGATACGCTTGAAACGATGGAACTTGTCAAGAAGTATTTTGGACCGATTCCGACGGGCGATGCTTTCCCGGATCTTACGGTGCGCGATCCGGAACAGGCGGGTGAAAAGCGCTTGGTCGTAAAGCGCAAGGACGCTCCGAATTTGTATACGCTTGTCTTCAAGACTCCAGCCGTTGGCGATAGCACTCTCTATGCACTCGACATTGCCGAAGGCGTTTTGAACGGACGTTCCGGTCGCCTTTACAAGCGCCTTGTCGAAGAAGAAAAACTGGCTGTCGGTGTCAGTGCAAGCAATAGCCCGAACAAGTATGTTTCAGAGTTCTCTGTCCGCGTGAACCTCCGCCCCGATGCTAACCGCGAAAAGGTCGAGAAAATCGTGTGGGAAGAACTCGAAAAGCTCAAGAAGGAACAAGTCAGCGAACGAGAATTCCAGAAGGTGAAAAACCGCGCCTATGCAGGCCTTATCCGCAGTTTGACCGATATGGAAAATGTGGCGACCATGCTTGGTTGGTACGAAGTCTATGGAGACTACCGCCTGTTCCTCAACTGGGCTGACAATTTGGACAAGGTAAATGTTGCCGAAGTTCAGGATGTCGCTAAGAAAACATTCGTTCGCGAAAAATCTGTTGCCGGATTCTTGGTGAAAGAATAA